The DNA window TGGCGGCGGTGTGGGCGTCGCGGCGCGACGACGGCCTGGACCATCTGGTGTCGGTGGTCGACATCGGGGCGCTGACGGCGTTCGTGCTGCTGCACGTGTCGGTGGTGAGCTGGTTCGCCGTACGGAGGATGGAGGGCCCGCCGGTGTGGTGGCGGCACGTGCTGCTGCCGGTGCTGGGGGGGGGGGTGGCTGTCGCGGTGATCGTGGAGGCTTCCGGGACGGCGCAGTTCGTGGGGGCCGTGTGGCTGGTGGTGGGGCTGATCGTGGTGGCCGCGCAACGGGGGCGCCGGACCGGTCCCGGTGTCGGTGCCGGCGGCTAGCCTTCGTACATGGCTCTGAACACGTCCGCGGACGCCCCACTACCGGTCGGCCAGGTCTCGCGCCTCATCGGCGGGTGGATCGACCGGCTCGGAGCGGTGTGGGTCGAGGGGCAGATCACGCAGATCTCGCGCAGACCGGGCGCCGGGGTCGTCTTCCTGACGCTGCGCGACCCCTCGCACGACATCTCCGTCGGTGTGACGTGCTTCAGGCAGGTGTTCGACCCGATCGCGGACGTGGTGGCGGAGGGCGCGCGCGTCGTGGTGCGGGCGAAGCCCGAGTGGTACGCGCCGCGCGGGCAGCTGTCGCTGCGGGCGACGGAGATAAAGCCGGTGGGCATCGGCGAGCTGCTCGCCAGGCTCGAACAGCTGAAGAAGTCGCTGGCGGGCGAGGGGCTCTTCGCACTCGACCGCAAGCGGCCCGTGCCGTTCCTGCCGCAGTGCGTGGGGCTGGTGACGGGCCGGGCGTCGGCGGCCGAGCGCGACGTCCTGGAGAACGCGCGGCGGCGCTGGCCGGCCGTCCGCTTCGAGGTGCGGAATGTGGCGGTGCAGGGGGTGAGCGCGGTGGCGCAGGTCGTCCAGGCGGTCAAGGAGCTGGACGAGCTGCCGGAGGTCGACGTGATCATCGTGGCGCGGGGCGGCGGCAGCGTCGAGGATCTGCTGCCGTTCTCGGACGAGCAGCTCGTACGTACCGTGTTCGGCTGCCGTACGCCGGTGGTGTCGGCCATCGGGCACGAGCCGGACTCCCCGCTGCTCGACCTGGTGGCGGACCTCCGGGCCTCGACGCCGACGGACGCGGCGAAGAAGGTGGTTCCGGACGTCGGCGAGGAGCTGGACCGCGTGCAGTTGCTGCGCGACCGGGCACTGCGGACCGTGCGGGGCCTGCTCGACCGCGAGGAGCGGGGGCTGGCGCATGCGCTGGCCAGGCCGGTGATGGAGCGGCCGCAGCGGATGGTGGAGGACCGCGAGGCCGAGGTGGACGCCCTGGTGGCGCGCAGCCGGCGCACGCTGGGGCACCTGCTGGACCGCGCGGACTCGGAGCTGTCGCACACCCGGGCGCGCGTGGTGGCGTTGTCGCCCGCGGCGACGCTGGAGCGCGGGTACGCGGTGCTCCAGCGGGCGGACGGCGGGGTGGTCCGCTCCCCCGGCGAGGTATCGGCCGGGGACGCGCTGCGGGCCCGGGTGGCGGAGGGCGAGTTCCGCGTGCGCGTCGCGGAGTGACCTGGCTGACGTTTGCCGTTCGTACGCACACATAGGGTGGATCACATGGCACAGACGGACGAGACAGCGACGACGCTCGGGTACGAGCAGGCCCGGGACGAGCTGATCGACGTCGTACGGCGCCTGGAAGCGGGCGGCACGACGCTGGAGGAGTCGCTCGCGCTCTGGGAGCGCGGCGAGGAGCTGGCGAAGATCTGCCGGCGGTGGCTGGACGGTGCCAGGGCCCGCCTGGACGCCTCGCTCGCCGACGAGAGCTGAGGCGGGGCGCAACAGGGGCGCTGTGAAGCGGATCACCACGCCCCACTTTTAGTTGAAACTTAACCTACTTTCGCTTACGGTGAGGTCACAGCCTGATCCCCCTGCACGTCCGGAAGGTAGACCGCATGTCTCTCGTACTTGACCCCGCCGCCCAGGACCTCCTCTTCCGCGAGGCCCGCACCGCGAACACGTTCACCGACGAGCCGGTGACCGAGGAGCAGGTCCAGGCGATCTACGACCTGGTCAAGTTCGGTCCGACCGCGTTCAACCAGTCGCCGCTGCGCGTCGTCCTGGTCCGCTCCCCCGAGGCCCGCGAGCGCCTCGTCGCGCACATGGCCGAGGGCAACCGGCCGAAGACGGCCACCGCCCCGCTGGTCGCGATCCTCGCCGCCGACAACGAGTTCCACGAGGAGCTCCCGGCGCTGCTCCCGCACTTCCCGCAGGCCAAGGACATGTTCTTCTCCGAGCGCCCGGCCCGTGAGGCCGCCGCCGGCCTCAACGCCGCCCTCCAGGCCGCCTACTTCATCGTCGGCGTCCGCGCCGCCGGGCTGGCCGCGGGCCCGATGACCGGCTTCGACTTCGCCGGCGTCCAGAAGGAGTTCCTGGACGACGACCACACCCCGCTGATGATCGTCAACATCGGCAAGCCGGGCGAGGACGCGTGGTTCCCCCGCTCCCCGCGGCTGTCCTACGACGACGTCATCACCACCGTCTGACCCCACCCCGGACGCGCACGACGGAGCCGCCGCACCCCCACAGGGTCCGGCGGCTCCGTCGTACGCGTCATCGCGTCACCGCGTCATCGCGTCAGGACTTCTCGGCTTTCAGCGCGGCGGCCATCTCCGCCAGCCGCTTCTGCGGCGCCGTGCCCGTGATCACCGTGGTGGCGCCCTTCTCCTCGCGCACCAGCGCGTCGTACTTCGGGCCCTCCCAGCGCTGCCAGGTCTCGCCGCCGACGCGCACCGTCCTGCTGGTCTTCGTCGCCTGCTGGCTGACCTTGTGGACGAACTTCTCCGCGGGCCCGTTCGACTGCTCGACCGCGACGTACTCGCGCTCCGGGTCGAGGAAGCCCAGGTGCCAGGAGTTGCCGTCCTGCCGGTCGTACGTGACCGACGTCGCCTTCCACGTCTCCGGGAGCCCCACCGGGGCTGCCACCGGGTACGGCGCCGCCCGCCGGGCCGTGATGAGCTCGACCCGGTAGTCGACCGGCTTGACCGGGTCCGCCGAGTCGTCGTGCGGGACCAGCGTGTAGACGCCGGCGACGACGACACCGATCGCCGCCATCGACAGCACCATGTCCCGGACCGTCTGCTTGCCTCTCATACCTGCCACGCCCCCCATGGTCCCCCATGCTCGGTCACGGCCCGC is part of the Streptomyces agglomeratus genome and encodes:
- the xseA gene encoding exodeoxyribonuclease VII large subunit, coding for MALNTSADAPLPVGQVSRLIGGWIDRLGAVWVEGQITQISRRPGAGVVFLTLRDPSHDISVGVTCFRQVFDPIADVVAEGARVVVRAKPEWYAPRGQLSLRATEIKPVGIGELLARLEQLKKSLAGEGLFALDRKRPVPFLPQCVGLVTGRASAAERDVLENARRRWPAVRFEVRNVAVQGVSAVAQVVQAVKELDELPEVDVIIVARGGGSVEDLLPFSDEQLVRTVFGCRTPVVSAIGHEPDSPLLDLVADLRASTPTDAAKKVVPDVGEELDRVQLLRDRALRTVRGLLDREERGLAHALARPVMERPQRMVEDREAEVDALVARSRRTLGHLLDRADSELSHTRARVVALSPAATLERGYAVLQRADGGVVRSPGEVSAGDALRARVAEGEFRVRVAE
- a CDS encoding exodeoxyribonuclease VII small subunit, yielding MAQTDETATTLGYEQARDELIDVVRRLEAGGTTLEESLALWERGEELAKICRRWLDGARARLDASLADES
- a CDS encoding DUF4245 domain-containing protein, whose product is MRGKQTVRDMVLSMAAIGVVVAGVYTLVPHDDSADPVKPVDYRVELITARRAAPYPVAAPVGLPETWKATSVTYDRQDGNSWHLGFLDPEREYVAVEQSNGPAEKFVHKVSQQATKTSRTVRVGGETWQRWEGPKYDALVREEKGATTVITGTAPQKRLAEMAAALKAEKS
- a CDS encoding malonic semialdehyde reductase yields the protein MSLVLDPAAQDLLFREARTANTFTDEPVTEEQVQAIYDLVKFGPTAFNQSPLRVVLVRSPEARERLVAHMAEGNRPKTATAPLVAILAADNEFHEELPALLPHFPQAKDMFFSERPAREAAAGLNAALQAAYFIVGVRAAGLAAGPMTGFDFAGVQKEFLDDDHTPLMIVNIGKPGEDAWFPRSPRLSYDDVITTV